One stretch of Nitrosococcus watsonii C-113 DNA includes these proteins:
- a CDS encoding thioredoxin domain-containing protein — protein MPNPSVKNHLQGQTSPYLLQHVDNPVAWYPWGEEALVRAQGEDKPILLSIGYSACHWCHVMAHESFENPETAAVMNEHFINIKVDREERPDLDQIYQLAQQMLTGRPGGWPLTMFLEPVKQAPFFGGTYFPPEERHGLPGFKDLLQRVAEYFHTRREVIQSQNERLLDAFEKLDGRSSAAEVEGLNRAPLQAAHQQLAQAFDSRYGGFRGAPKFPNPSIIERCLRDAHGEHITEDEKQQALTMARLTLEQMAQGGIYDQLGGGFCRYSVDEKWRIPHFEKMLYDNGQLLVLYRDAYRLWGNGIFRRILEETGHWVVREMQSPEGGYYSSLDADSEGHEGKFYVWTREQVRALLDDEKYTLAVRYFSLDQPANFEGHWHLYAAMTPEALAEEMKVPAPGLQEQLTAAKQKLFAAREARIRPGRDDKILTAWNSLMIKGMAAAGQALAQPVFIASAEKAVDFVRAHLWQKGRLLVSYKDGRAQHQGYLDDYAFLLDALLELLQVRWRDGDLAFAVDLAEAVLGHFEDKAQGGFYFTADDHETLIHRPVPLMDNATPAGNGILAWSLLRLGHLLGEMRYLKAAENTLKAAWESLQQTPHAHCSLLKALEEWLTPPQIVILRGSGEELESWRAVAAAAYAPRRVTLAIPLEAQYLPGILGEYWPQEAAVTAYVCSGHTCSAPLTQREALKEHLAAQGR, from the coding sequence ATGCCAAATCCATCAGTAAAAAACCATTTGCAGGGACAGACCAGTCCCTATTTGCTACAACATGTGGATAATCCAGTTGCTTGGTATCCCTGGGGTGAAGAGGCACTAGTGCGAGCCCAGGGGGAGGATAAACCTATTTTGCTTTCTATTGGTTATTCCGCTTGTCATTGGTGCCACGTGATGGCCCATGAATCTTTTGAGAACCCGGAAACAGCGGCGGTAATGAATGAGCATTTCATCAATATCAAGGTTGACCGAGAAGAGCGCCCAGATCTGGATCAGATTTACCAGCTAGCCCAGCAAATGTTGACGGGACGCCCTGGTGGCTGGCCACTTACGATGTTCCTGGAACCGGTTAAGCAAGCTCCTTTTTTCGGCGGTACTTATTTTCCTCCCGAGGAGCGTCATGGTTTGCCTGGTTTTAAGGATTTGCTTCAACGGGTGGCAGAATATTTTCATACTCGCCGGGAGGTTATCCAATCCCAGAACGAGCGTTTGCTTGATGCCTTTGAAAAACTAGATGGGCGGTCTTCAGCGGCGGAAGTGGAAGGGTTGAATAGAGCGCCTTTGCAGGCGGCCCATCAACAGCTAGCCCAGGCTTTCGATTCCCGTTATGGCGGTTTCAGGGGCGCGCCTAAATTTCCTAATCCAAGCATTATTGAACGCTGCTTGCGGGATGCCCATGGGGAACATATAACAGAAGACGAGAAACAGCAGGCACTTACCATGGCCCGGCTGACCCTGGAACAAATGGCCCAGGGAGGAATATATGATCAGCTGGGAGGCGGATTCTGCCGTTATTCCGTGGATGAAAAGTGGAGAATCCCCCATTTTGAAAAAATGCTGTACGACAACGGCCAACTGTTGGTGCTCTATAGGGATGCCTATCGTCTCTGGGGCAACGGGATTTTCCGGCGAATTCTGGAGGAGACTGGGCACTGGGTGGTGCGGGAAATGCAGTCTCCCGAAGGGGGATATTACTCTTCCCTGGATGCGGACTCCGAGGGTCATGAGGGAAAGTTTTACGTTTGGACCCGGGAGCAAGTACGCGCCTTGCTGGACGATGAGAAATATACTTTGGCGGTGCGTTATTTTAGCCTTGATCAGCCGGCGAATTTTGAAGGCCATTGGCATTTATATGCGGCAATGACCCCCGAGGCTTTGGCCGAGGAGATGAAGGTACCGGCTCCAGGTCTGCAAGAGCAATTGACTGCCGCCAAGCAGAAATTGTTTGCTGCCCGGGAAGCGCGTATCCGCCCAGGGCGGGATGATAAAATTCTTACTGCCTGGAATAGCCTCATGATCAAAGGGATGGCGGCTGCCGGGCAGGCGCTGGCGCAGCCTGTTTTTATCGCCTCTGCCGAAAAGGCTGTGGATTTTGTGCGGGCACACCTGTGGCAAAAGGGCCGTTTGCTGGTCAGTTATAAGGATGGACGGGCGCAGCACCAGGGTTATTTGGATGATTATGCTTTTCTGCTGGATGCCTTGCTGGAGTTGCTTCAAGTCCGCTGGCGCGATGGAGATTTGGCCTTTGCCGTTGATCTGGCCGAAGCTGTTCTGGGACACTTTGAGGATAAGGCGCAGGGGGGATTTTACTTTACCGCTGACGATCATGAAACCCTTATTCATCGGCCAGTACCTCTCATGGATAATGCTACCCCCGCGGGAAATGGAATATTAGCCTGGAGTTTGCTCCGGCTGGGACATCTCTTGGGTGAAATGCGCTATCTGAAGGCTGCGGAAAATACGCTCAAGGCGGCCTGGGAGAGCCTTCAACAAACGCCCCATGCTCACTGTAGCCTGCTCAAAGCCTTGGAAGAATGGCTTACTCCTCCGCAAATAGTCATTCTGCGGGGGAGTGGGGAAGAACTGGAGAGTTGGCGGGCAGTGGCCGCAGCGGCGTATGCGCCACGGCGGGTCACCTTGGCTATTCCCCTTGAGGCCCAGTATTTACCAGGGATATTAGGGGAATACTGGCCACAAGAAGCCGCGGTGACCGCCTATGTCTGTAGCGGTCATACTTGCTCAGCCCCCCTCACCCAGAGAGAAGCTTTGAAGGAACATTTAGCCGCTCAGGGTCGGTAG